Part of the Aureitalea marina genome, TCCAAAGAGGAGGCATTGAGGCTGTAGGTTCCCGGCAGATCCAGAATATGGGCTTTGGTATTGCGGTTCAGCCGGCAGCTCCCTTCTTTTTTCTCGACGGTGATGCCCGGGTAGTTCCCAACTTTTTGGTTAAGCCCGGTCAGCCGATTGAATACCGATGTCTTGCCCGTGTTAGGGTTCCCTATAAGCGCTACGTTGATCTGGTTTACAGCCATCGTTATTGGATCAGTTCAACGGTAATATGAGAAGCTGTCTCCTTGCGGATTGCCAGGTGAGAGTCGTTTATTTCCAGATATAGCGGGTCTCTGAAAGGCGCTGATTGAATCAACCTCACTTCATTACCCGGAAGGCACCCCATCTCTAATAGCTTGAGTGGGACTTTTTCTACTGGAACATCAACGATGATTGCTCGTTGACCTTTTTCTAATGAAGCAATGCTCAGCGGCATTATTTAGATTGATTTTAAACAGTGCAAATG contains:
- a CDS encoding FeoA family protein, which codes for MPLSIASLEKGQRAIIVDVPVEKVPLKLLEMGCLPGNEVRLIQSAPFRDPLYLEINDSHLAIRKETASHITVELIQ